A single region of the Actinoplanes sp. SE50/110 genome encodes:
- a CDS encoding metal ABC transporter permease, with the protein MSWWADALHRATAEVILVGALAGLIGVQVVLRRLSFFTMALTHATFPGVVAASIIGVNILAGGAVAGAAVALGVAALTSRRGQDAAAATGVVLSAGFALGAALVATQNGFSRDLSAFLVGSILTVTTADLITTLVALVVVALVLAVFARPLLLVGFDRTGAQAAGLSTGTWDLVLLLSIELVVVTLVPAAGTILALSLIVAPAAAARLWTDRLPVMTVLAVGFAAGSGLAGLWASGRFDIAAGASISLTATAILLISWTATRLRPAAQRATAHRAGSTKPVRA; encoded by the coding sequence ATGAGCTGGTGGGCTGACGCCCTGCACCGGGCGACCGCAGAGGTGATCCTGGTCGGCGCGCTGGCCGGCCTGATCGGGGTGCAGGTGGTGCTGCGCCGGCTGTCGTTCTTCACCATGGCCCTGACCCACGCCACGTTCCCCGGCGTGGTCGCGGCCTCCATCATCGGAGTCAACATCCTGGCCGGCGGTGCCGTGGCCGGGGCAGCCGTCGCGCTCGGCGTGGCGGCGCTGACCAGCCGCCGCGGCCAGGACGCCGCGGCCGCCACCGGGGTCGTACTGTCGGCCGGCTTCGCTCTTGGCGCCGCGCTGGTCGCAACCCAAAACGGGTTCAGCCGCGACCTGTCCGCGTTCCTGGTCGGCTCGATCCTCACCGTCACCACCGCGGACCTGATCACCACACTGGTCGCGCTCGTCGTCGTGGCGCTTGTCCTGGCGGTGTTCGCCCGCCCGCTGCTGCTGGTCGGCTTCGACCGCACCGGCGCTCAGGCGGCTGGCCTGTCGACCGGGACCTGGGACCTGGTATTGCTGCTGAGCATCGAGCTCGTCGTGGTGACGCTGGTACCCGCGGCCGGCACGATCCTGGCCTTGTCGCTGATCGTGGCGCCCGCCGCGGCGGCCCGGCTGTGGACCGACCGCCTACCGGTGATGACCGTGCTCGCCGTCGGGTTCGCCGCCGGCAGCGGACTGGCCGGACTGTGGGCCTCCGGCCGGTTCGACATCGCCGCCGGCGCGAGCATCTCGCTTACCGCAACCGCCATCCTGCTGATCTCCTGGACGGCCACCCGCCTGCGCCCGGCCGCGCAACGAGCCACCGCCCATCGTGCCGGGTCCACGAAACCGGTGCGGGCATGA
- a CDS encoding metalloregulator ArsR/SmtB family transcription factor: MTARPAVSETALHRAAAAMRGMAYEHRLHILVILRDGEATPTQLAAALAVHTTVVAHHLRHLADARLVRRRRRGQRVLYSLPDEATNRLVAEVLRYARE, from the coding sequence ATGACCGCGCGGCCGGCGGTCAGCGAGACCGCCCTGCACCGAGCGGCGGCGGCGATGCGCGGCATGGCTTACGAGCACCGCCTGCATATCCTGGTCATACTGCGCGACGGCGAGGCGACCCCGACACAGCTGGCGGCCGCCCTCGCGGTGCACACCACAGTCGTCGCGCATCACCTGCGTCACCTCGCCGATGCGCGTCTGGTCCGACGCCGGCGGCGGGGCCAGCGGGTGCTCTACTCGCTGCCCGACGAGGCGACCAACCGCCTGGTGGCCGAGGTCCTGCGCTACGCCCGCGAATGA
- a CDS encoding metal ABC transporter substrate-binding protein, translated as MTFRHPLLWLASLTAAATVLAGCGSGGDAAAAPAGSGGKPLPVVATTPEVTDFVRAIGGSDVTVTQIIKVGVDPHEYEPTPADIQAISAAKVVVKNGVGLERWLDQTIASAGFTGAVVDSSHGVALRKGDPGDAEMADGDPHIWHNPQNAKIMVTNIEKALAAADPARAETFAENLAGYCAKLDKLDADNQAAFATLPPADRKLVTNHDAFGYYVDRYQLQFVGSVIPSMDTSAELSAQQLTDLVAKIKATGTKAIFTESSLPPKTAEAIATQTGVKIVAGQDALYGDSLGADGTPQGTYLGAEQHNTQVIVSALAG; from the coding sequence ATGACATTCAGGCACCCCTTGCTTTGGCTCGCGTCCCTGACCGCCGCGGCGACCGTCCTGGCCGGCTGCGGCTCCGGCGGCGACGCCGCAGCTGCCCCGGCCGGCTCCGGCGGCAAGCCGCTGCCGGTCGTCGCCACCACGCCGGAGGTCACCGACTTCGTCCGCGCCATCGGCGGCAGCGACGTCACCGTCACCCAGATCATCAAGGTCGGCGTCGACCCCCACGAGTACGAGCCCACGCCCGCCGACATCCAGGCCATCAGTGCCGCGAAGGTAGTGGTCAAGAACGGCGTCGGCCTCGAGCGGTGGCTGGACCAGACCATCGCGTCGGCCGGCTTCACCGGGGCCGTGGTCGACTCCAGCCACGGCGTCGCGCTGCGCAAGGGGGACCCGGGCGACGCAGAGATGGCCGACGGTGACCCGCACATTTGGCACAACCCGCAAAACGCCAAGATCATGGTGACCAACATCGAGAAGGCCCTCGCTGCGGCCGACCCCGCCCGCGCCGAGACGTTCGCCGAGAACCTCGCCGGCTACTGCGCCAAGCTGGACAAGCTTGACGCCGACAACCAGGCCGCCTTCGCCACGCTGCCCCCCGCCGACCGCAAACTGGTCACCAACCACGACGCGTTCGGCTACTACGTCGACCGCTACCAGCTGCAGTTCGTCGGCTCGGTCATCCCCAGCATGGACACCTCCGCCGAACTGTCGGCGCAGCAGCTCACCGACCTGGTCGCCAAGATCAAAGCGACCGGCACCAAGGCGATCTTCACGGAGAGCTCGCTGCCGCCCAAGACCGCCGAGGCCATCGCCACGCAGACCGGCGTGAAGATCGTCGCCGGACAGGATGCCCTGTACGGCGACAGCCTCGGCGCCGACGGCACCCCGCAAGGCACCTACCTCGGTGCCGAGCAGCACAACACCCAGGTCATCGTCTCCGCGCTGGCCGGCTGA
- a CDS encoding NAD(P)/FAD-dependent oxidoreductase: protein MSEARQVDVVVVGLGVGGEEVAGRLAAAGLSVIGVEHRLVGGECPYWGCIPTKIMVRAGNALAEARRIPGLAGTSTVRADWAPVAKRIRDEATDDWNDKVAVERFTGKGGTFVRGTAELTGPGQVRVGDQEFAASRGVVIATGTAAVVPPIEGLSGTPFWTNREAVEAAALPASMLVLGGGAIGCELAQAYARFGVQVTVIEGSPRVLAMEEPESSEVAAAALTADGVRIVTGVRAQKVAHDDGFHVTLSDGSVLAGEKLLVATGRAARLGGLGLDRVGLDPSARFLATDDRLRAGEGIWAVGDVTGNGAFTHMAMYEADIAVRDILGQGGPGADYRARPRVTFLDPEIGAVGMTEQQARDAGLEVRVGYVPLNQTSRGFIHGPGNEGFLKLVADGERGVLVGGTTAGQSGGEMIGAVAVAVHAEVPVSTLLSQIWAYPTFHRGLGQALQSLA from the coding sequence ATGTCTGAAGCGCGGCAAGTGGACGTGGTGGTCGTCGGGCTCGGTGTCGGCGGCGAGGAGGTCGCCGGTCGCCTGGCCGCGGCCGGCCTGAGCGTGATCGGCGTCGAACACCGACTGGTCGGTGGCGAATGCCCGTACTGGGGATGCATCCCCACCAAGATCATGGTCCGCGCCGGGAACGCGCTGGCCGAGGCCCGCCGGATCCCCGGCCTCGCCGGGACGTCCACGGTGCGGGCCGACTGGGCGCCGGTCGCCAAACGGATCCGCGACGAGGCCACCGACGACTGGAACGACAAGGTCGCCGTCGAGCGGTTCACCGGTAAGGGCGGAACGTTCGTCCGGGGCACGGCCGAACTGACCGGTCCCGGTCAGGTCCGGGTCGGGGACCAGGAATTCGCCGCTTCGCGCGGCGTGGTCATCGCCACCGGCACCGCCGCTGTGGTCCCACCCATCGAGGGCCTGTCCGGTACGCCGTTCTGGACGAACCGTGAGGCCGTGGAAGCGGCGGCCCTGCCCGCATCGATGCTGGTGCTCGGCGGCGGGGCGATCGGGTGCGAGCTGGCCCAGGCGTACGCCCGGTTCGGCGTGCAGGTGACGGTCATCGAGGGCTCACCCCGGGTGCTGGCCATGGAGGAACCGGAGTCGTCCGAGGTGGCGGCCGCCGCCCTGACCGCCGACGGGGTCCGGATCGTCACCGGGGTGCGCGCGCAGAAGGTCGCCCACGACGACGGGTTCCACGTGACCCTCTCCGACGGCAGCGTGCTGGCCGGCGAGAAGCTGCTGGTCGCGACCGGGCGGGCGGCCCGGCTCGGCGGGCTCGGGCTGGACCGGGTGGGGCTGGACCCGTCGGCTCGATTCCTGGCCACCGATGACCGGCTGCGCGCCGGCGAGGGCATCTGGGCGGTGGGGGACGTGACCGGGAACGGGGCGTTCACCCACATGGCGATGTACGAGGCGGACATCGCGGTGCGGGACATCCTGGGGCAGGGCGGCCCGGGAGCCGACTACCGGGCGCGGCCGCGGGTGACCTTCCTCGACCCGGAGATCGGGGCGGTGGGGATGACCGAGCAGCAGGCCCGGGACGCCGGCCTCGAGGTGCGGGTGGGGTACGTGCCGCTGAACCAGACCTCGCGAGGGTTCATCCACGGGCCGGGGAACGAGGGATTCCTCAAACTTGTCGCGGACGGGGAGCGGGGAGTGCTGGTCGGCGGGACGACCGCCGGGCAGTCCGGTGGCGAGATGATCGGGGCGGTGGCGGTGGCGGTGCACGCCGAGGTGCCGGTGTCGACGTTGCTCAGCCAGATCTGGGCGTACCCGACGTTTCATCGGGGGCTGGGGCAGGCGCTTCAGTCGCTGGCCTGA
- a CDS encoding metal ABC transporter ATP-binding protein translates to MTAAFTYSQVSIGYQGTPVLTHVDLTLAPGQRLALVGPNGAGKSTLIKSMLGLVPVLGGAVTVLGDSPAAARGRAGYVPQTDTLDADFPVSVRQVVMMGRYRRIGWWRPAGRYDRQAVADALEQVGLPDRAAHRFGTLSGGQRQRVLLARAIAAEPRLLLLDEPFNGVDAVSQDAIVRVLRELSAGGAALVFSTHDLQVARDLADQVCLINGRQWAAGAPAKTLTADNLRRTYAGSAIDLADGRMVLVEP, encoded by the coding sequence ATGACCGCGGCATTCACGTACTCCCAGGTGAGCATCGGCTACCAGGGCACCCCGGTGCTCACCCACGTCGACCTGACCCTCGCGCCCGGCCAGCGCCTCGCGCTGGTCGGCCCGAACGGGGCCGGCAAATCCACCCTGATCAAGTCGATGCTCGGCCTGGTCCCCGTGCTGGGCGGTGCCGTCACCGTGCTCGGCGACAGCCCGGCCGCGGCCCGGGGCCGGGCCGGATACGTGCCGCAGACCGACACCCTCGACGCCGACTTCCCGGTCAGCGTCCGGCAGGTCGTCATGATGGGCCGCTACCGTCGGATCGGCTGGTGGCGCCCGGCCGGCAGATACGACCGGCAGGCGGTGGCCGACGCCCTCGAGCAGGTAGGCCTGCCTGACCGGGCCGCTCACCGCTTCGGCACGCTCTCCGGTGGGCAGCGCCAGCGGGTGTTGCTCGCCCGCGCCATCGCGGCTGAGCCGCGGCTGCTGCTGCTCGACGAGCCCTTCAACGGCGTCGACGCGGTCAGCCAGGACGCGATCGTGCGGGTGCTGCGCGAGTTGTCTGCGGGCGGCGCCGCTCTGGTGTTCAGCACCCACGACTTGCAGGTGGCACGCGACCTCGCCGATCAGGTCTGTCTGATCAACGGCCGGCAGTGGGCCGCCGGGGCGCCCGCTAAGACACTGACCGCCGACAACCTGCGACGTACGTACGCCGGGAGCGCCATCGATCTGGCCGACGGCCGGATGGTGCTGGTGGAACCATGA
- a CDS encoding RNA polymerase sigma factor: MREEEQEDLSRRAAAGDRAALESLLGLIQPSVLRRCARFLPCYQDAEEACQDVLMQVARNIAGFEGRSKFSTWLHVIIANSSRQTYRMLKRRAAEQSHDETPIDVADPRTTSVIAGSRLDLLDALERLENRRAELVAPMVLRDICQLDYREIAEHLGIPEGTVKSRIHQARSDVRGFLLAGL; the protein is encoded by the coding sequence GTGCGTGAAGAGGAACAGGAAGACCTCTCCCGGCGCGCGGCCGCCGGCGACCGGGCGGCACTCGAATCGCTGCTCGGCCTGATCCAGCCGTCGGTGCTGCGGCGCTGCGCCCGGTTCCTGCCCTGCTACCAGGACGCCGAGGAAGCCTGCCAGGACGTGCTGATGCAGGTCGCGCGCAACATCGCCGGTTTCGAGGGCCGCTCCAAATTCAGCACCTGGCTGCACGTGATCATCGCAAACAGCTCCCGGCAGACCTACCGGATGCTCAAGCGGCGGGCCGCCGAACAGTCCCACGACGAGACCCCGATCGACGTCGCCGACCCGCGCACCACCAGCGTGATCGCCGGCTCCCGGCTCGACCTGCTGGACGCCCTGGAACGCCTGGAGAACCGCCGCGCCGAACTCGTCGCGCCGATGGTGCTGCGGGACATCTGCCAGCTCGACTACCGGGAGATCGCGGAACACCTGGGTATTCCGGAAGGAACCGTGAAATCCCGGATCCACCAGGCCCGCAGCGACGTGCGGGGGTTTCTGCTGGCCGGCCTCTGA
- a CDS encoding site-specific integrase has protein sequence MPGADGRQKRLRRGGFSSRAEAERGLAEVLELPGPEAMAETWTVKRWLEFWLSQIEDRVRPSTVRAYRSVTYRHLVPWLGRYRVAELDGRRGAKLVQRAVDGIGRQEKRDGDLVAASTVHRVVAVLRSALSEARRQGLVSSNAAWRLRLPTGARPQAVAWTREREALWRATGARPRVAVWDVENVAKFLEAVEGDPLFPLWWLVALRGLRRGEVAALRAMDLNAEFRELSVERQLLIVDGKVRLGPPKSAAGVRVLALDEFTNQLLRQHRDRQQARFAGTDRNPRRYLFTHADGRPVRPDWLTHRFHALVAEFGLPPVRFHDLRHGAASLAGAAGVELKVIQHDLGHSSAVTTADTYWTVFRELADRAVAATAGLLRTHARIRLNLGAASQA, from the coding sequence GTGCCTGGCGCTGATGGCCGGCAGAAGCGGCTGCGCCGGGGCGGATTCTCGTCGAGGGCTGAAGCTGAGCGGGGGCTGGCCGAGGTTCTGGAGTTGCCGGGGCCGGAGGCGATGGCGGAGACGTGGACGGTGAAGCGGTGGCTGGAGTTCTGGCTGTCGCAGATCGAGGACCGGGTGCGGCCGTCGACGGTGCGGGCGTATCGGTCGGTGACGTACCGGCATCTGGTCCCGTGGTTGGGCCGGTATCGGGTGGCGGAGCTGGACGGGCGCCGCGGTGCGAAGTTGGTTCAGCGGGCGGTCGATGGGATCGGCCGGCAGGAGAAGCGCGACGGTGACCTGGTGGCGGCGAGCACGGTGCACCGCGTTGTCGCGGTGCTGCGCAGTGCGTTGAGCGAGGCGCGTCGCCAAGGCCTGGTGTCGTCGAACGCGGCGTGGCGATTGCGGCTGCCGACCGGTGCCCGGCCGCAGGCGGTGGCGTGGACGCGGGAGAGGGAGGCGTTGTGGCGGGCTACCGGGGCCCGGCCGAGGGTCGCGGTGTGGGACGTGGAGAACGTCGCGAAGTTCCTGGAAGCGGTCGAGGGTGATCCGCTGTTCCCGCTGTGGTGGCTGGTCGCGCTGCGCGGGCTGCGCCGCGGTGAGGTGGCTGCGCTGCGGGCCATGGACCTGAACGCCGAGTTTCGGGAGCTGAGCGTCGAGCGGCAGCTGCTGATCGTGGATGGCAAGGTGCGCTTGGGGCCGCCGAAGTCGGCGGCCGGGGTGCGGGTTTTGGCGTTGGACGAGTTCACCAACCAGTTGCTGCGCCAGCACCGTGACCGGCAGCAAGCTCGGTTCGCCGGCACTGACCGGAATCCGCGCAGATACTTATTCACACACGCGGACGGGCGGCCGGTCCGGCCGGACTGGCTCACCCACCGCTTTCACGCACTGGTTGCCGAGTTCGGGTTGCCGCCGGTCCGGTTCCATGATCTGCGGCACGGCGCCGCGAGTTTGGCGGGTGCGGCGGGTGTCGAGCTGAAGGTGATTCAGCATGATCTCGGGCATTCCAGCGCGGTGACCACGGCGGACACGTACTGGACAGTGTTCCGGGAGTTGGCCGATCGGGCGGTGGCTGCGACGGCAGGGCTACTGCGCACGCACGCTCGGATCCGGCTGAATCTAGGCGCCGCTTCGCAGGCCTGA
- a CDS encoding deoxyribodipyrimidine photo-lyase, with amino-acid sequence MGARVALFTRDLRIHDNPLLSGPDPVVPLFVLDPRLSGLSANRSRFLHQSLADLRNSLRERGADLVIREGDPVAETIAVASEVDASTITVAADVTGYAQRRERRLRDERFRVKTVPSVTVLPPGTVRPGGGGESYRVFTPYFKAWEKAGWRAPSATPGKVAMPAGIAPGRLPEMPAGDSPDAVAGGETEGRRRLQAWQKEMARYAEDHDDMAADNTSRLSAYLRFGCLSPLELALAAKADDSPGAQAYLRQLCWRDFYYQVTATFPEISTRPLREKADQNWRYDDDALRHWQDGLTGVPIVDAGMRQLRAEGWMHNRARLITAAFLTKHLGIDWRPGLQWFFRWLLDGDVPNNSGNWQWTAGTGNDTRPYRRFNPIRQAQRFDAQGVYVRRYVPELKDIDGVTVHQPWRLPESVRRGLDYPGPLESHRDEAVWLRD; translated from the coding sequence ATGGGCGCCCGCGTCGCGCTGTTCACCCGCGACCTGCGGATCCACGACAACCCGCTGCTCAGCGGGCCCGACCCGGTGGTGCCGCTGTTCGTCCTCGACCCACGGCTGAGCGGCCTCTCGGCCAACCGCAGCCGCTTTCTCCACCAGAGCCTGGCCGACCTGCGGAACAGTCTCCGCGAGCGTGGCGCCGACCTGGTGATCCGGGAGGGCGACCCGGTGGCCGAGACCATCGCGGTCGCCTCCGAGGTGGACGCGTCGACGATCACGGTGGCCGCCGACGTGACCGGTTACGCCCAGCGGCGCGAGCGGCGGCTGCGGGACGAGCGATTCCGGGTGAAGACGGTGCCGAGCGTCACGGTGCTGCCGCCCGGTACGGTCCGGCCGGGCGGGGGAGGCGAGTCGTACCGCGTGTTCACGCCGTACTTCAAAGCCTGGGAGAAAGCTGGGTGGCGCGCACCCTCCGCAACGCCGGGGAAGGTCGCGATGCCGGCCGGCATCGCGCCGGGAAGGCTCCCCGAGATGCCCGCCGGCGACTCACCGGACGCCGTCGCCGGTGGCGAGACCGAGGGCCGCCGCCGGCTCCAGGCCTGGCAGAAAGAAATGGCGCGGTACGCCGAGGACCACGACGACATGGCCGCCGACAACACCAGCCGGCTCAGCGCCTACCTCCGGTTCGGCTGCCTGTCGCCGCTCGAACTGGCGCTGGCCGCGAAAGCCGACGACTCTCCCGGCGCCCAGGCCTACCTGCGGCAACTGTGCTGGCGGGACTTCTACTACCAGGTCACCGCGACCTTCCCGGAGATCTCCACCCGGCCGCTGCGGGAGAAGGCGGACCAGAACTGGCGATACGACGACGACGCGCTGCGTCACTGGCAGGACGGCCTGACCGGGGTGCCGATCGTCGACGCCGGCATGCGCCAGCTCCGCGCGGAGGGCTGGATGCACAACCGGGCCCGGCTGATCACCGCCGCGTTCCTCACCAAACACCTGGGCATCGACTGGCGGCCCGGGCTGCAATGGTTCTTCCGCTGGCTGCTCGACGGCGACGTGCCGAACAACTCCGGCAACTGGCAGTGGACCGCCGGCACCGGCAACGACACCCGGCCCTATCGCAGGTTCAATCCCATTCGCCAAGCGCAGCGATTCGATGCGCAGGGCGTGTACGTTCGGCGCTACGTACCGGAGTTGAAAGACATCGACGGTGTCACGGTGCATCAGCCGTGGCGACTGCCGGAATCGGTACGCCGCGGGCTCGACTATCCCGGACCGTTGGAGTCACATCGGGACGAGGCGGTCTGGCTGCGCGACTGA
- a CDS encoding serine/threonine-protein kinase — translation MPAPIMIGRYRVTRRLGSGAFATVWLAEDDVLESYVAIKVLAENWAHHPDVRARFEQEAQVLRRADSERLVRVHDFGELADGRPYQVMTYAGGGTLADRLEAGPMPLGAALRTAVAIADAVTVLHHSGVLHRDLKPSNVLFDTVRGHERVLVADLGLAKEIAQASGFTVVAGTPGYMAPEQSRPGGGLDVRADVHAIGALTYQMLTGRTPLEGRGAAPSRLRPGIPRQVDRAVLRALSTDRDRRFPSAEAFASALDLSGRRRPLRSFARFAGTSLALAALACTTAATLPDATPPGWTRVGDAARAISVAVPSSWAHQMRDSGWDPASLGLPAAHWPGLQVGADLRDPAAITPAVLAGAGDWTGRLVATTLPRHRACTEQPPRPVSVDGLTGQVRRWTSCSGTAVSFSEVLLTAPGGRGAYLQIRQDGPRDRTDELLRTLRAAHS, via the coding sequence GTGCCCGCACCTATCATGATCGGTCGATATCGAGTGACGCGCCGTCTCGGCTCGGGCGCGTTCGCCACCGTATGGCTGGCCGAGGACGACGTGCTCGAGTCGTACGTCGCGATCAAGGTGCTGGCGGAGAACTGGGCGCACCATCCGGATGTGCGGGCCCGTTTCGAGCAGGAGGCGCAGGTACTGCGCCGGGCCGATTCGGAGCGGCTGGTCCGGGTGCACGATTTCGGTGAGCTTGCGGACGGCCGGCCGTATCAGGTGATGACCTATGCCGGTGGTGGCACGCTCGCCGACCGGCTGGAGGCGGGCCCGATGCCGCTGGGCGCCGCGCTGCGGACCGCGGTGGCGATCGCCGACGCGGTGACCGTCCTGCACCATTCGGGCGTCCTGCATCGCGACCTGAAGCCGTCCAATGTGCTCTTCGACACGGTCCGGGGTCACGAGCGGGTGCTGGTCGCCGACCTGGGCCTGGCCAAGGAGATCGCCCAGGCTTCGGGTTTCACCGTGGTGGCCGGCACTCCCGGTTACATGGCGCCGGAGCAGAGCCGGCCCGGTGGCGGCCTGGACGTGCGCGCCGACGTCCACGCGATCGGCGCGTTGACGTATCAGATGCTGACCGGCAGGACGCCGTTGGAGGGCCGCGGCGCCGCTCCGTCCCGGCTGCGGCCGGGGATCCCGCGGCAGGTCGATCGGGCGGTGCTGCGCGCGCTCAGCACCGACCGCGACCGCCGGTTCCCGTCGGCCGAGGCCTTCGCCTCGGCGTTGGATCTTTCCGGGCGGCGCCGTCCGCTGCGGTCCTTCGCCCGATTCGCCGGTACGTCGTTGGCCCTGGCCGCCCTCGCCTGCACCACCGCCGCGACTCTCCCGGACGCCACCCCGCCCGGTTGGACCCGGGTGGGTGACGCCGCCCGTGCGATCTCCGTCGCGGTGCCGTCGTCGTGGGCCCACCAGATGCGCGACAGCGGCTGGGATCCGGCGTCGCTGGGCCTGCCCGCCGCGCACTGGCCCGGTCTGCAGGTCGGCGCCGACCTGCGGGACCCGGCCGCCATCACTCCCGCGGTGCTGGCCGGCGCCGGTGACTGGACAGGCCGGTTGGTCGCCACCACCCTGCCCCGGCACCGGGCCTGCACGGAGCAGCCGCCCCGCCCGGTGTCGGTCGACGGCTTGACCGGCCAGGTGCGCCGCTGGACGAGCTGCTCCGGCACCGCGGTGTCATTCAGCGAGGTGTTGCTGACCGCCCCCGGCGGCCGCGGCGCCTACCTGCAGATCCGTCAGGACGGCCCCCGCGACCGCACCGACGAGTTGCTCCGCACGCTGCGCGCCGCTCACTCGTAA
- a CDS encoding phytase: protein MQRTSGIAALVALTTLAAGTPAFASERRPAREITAEAETAALHDDDPGGNGDTDDAAVWVDPANRTGSLVIGTARNGGLRVSDLTGREVQSIATPDGGRFSNVDIVSGFRLAGQKVDLAVVTDRGLDRLRVYRIGASGLTDVTSADAPLLFSRDQAEVRAQATGYGLATYGRYAVVSRRRTTRLGLFRLEERQGRVTYRTSDTLDLPSSFRLPDGGTWSPCAEPGQGPQIEGLVVDAEAGVLYAAQEDVALWRIPLTGGTFSSIPRIVPSSSLPRTVAFRSLPRTGPSRSLPWALDAGKPCDTTASVSLPGYPKGLLVLPHGENITTNDRASTDFKFLDWRNLQITTF from the coding sequence ATGCAACGTACTTCCGGAATCGCCGCGCTCGTGGCCCTGACCACGCTGGCCGCCGGCACCCCGGCGTTCGCTTCGGAGCGGCGCCCGGCTCGCGAGATCACCGCCGAGGCGGAGACCGCGGCGCTGCACGACGACGACCCCGGGGGCAACGGCGACACCGACGACGCGGCTGTCTGGGTCGATCCGGCGAACCGGACCGGCAGCCTGGTCATCGGCACCGCCAGGAACGGCGGTCTACGGGTGTCCGACCTGACCGGGCGCGAGGTGCAGTCGATCGCCACGCCGGACGGCGGCCGGTTCAGCAACGTCGACATCGTCTCCGGCTTCCGCCTAGCCGGGCAGAAGGTGGACCTGGCCGTCGTCACCGACCGCGGACTGGACCGGCTGCGCGTCTACCGGATCGGCGCGAGCGGCCTCACCGATGTCACGTCGGCTGACGCCCCACTGCTGTTCTCCCGAGACCAGGCCGAGGTCCGGGCGCAGGCAACCGGCTACGGCCTGGCCACCTACGGCCGGTACGCGGTGGTCAGCCGCCGGCGCACCACCCGCCTCGGCCTCTTCCGCCTGGAAGAGCGGCAAGGCCGGGTCACCTACCGCACCTCAGACACCCTGGACCTGCCGAGCTCGTTCCGCCTCCCGGACGGCGGCACCTGGTCACCGTGCGCGGAACCGGGCCAGGGCCCGCAGATCGAGGGCCTGGTCGTCGACGCCGAGGCGGGCGTCCTCTATGCCGCTCAGGAAGATGTCGCCCTCTGGCGGATCCCCCTGACCGGCGGCACGTTCAGCAGCATTCCGCGGATCGTCCCCTCCAGCAGCCTGCCGCGAACCGTCGCCTTCAGGAGCCTCCCCCGAACCGGCCCGTCCAGGAGCCTCCCCTGGGCCCTCGACGCCGGGAAACCATGCGACACCACCGCGTCGGTATCCCTGCCGGGTTACCCGAAGGGTCTCCTGGTCCTCCCCCACGGCGAGAACATCACGACCAACGACCGCGCCAGCACCGACTTCAAGTTCCTCGACTGGCGCAACCTGCAGATCACCACGTTCTAA
- a CDS encoding metal ABC transporter permease: MIEPFAAPFMARALTEIALLALICGPVSVFVFARRLSFVSDALTHTIFPGVVVGFLAGGIEGLFAGALVAGVVTALVLTLLTRGGRISDDAATAVVLTAMFSIGVALVSRRASYTADLTSFLFGRLLTVSPRQIAETAVLVVVVLAALLIGARALLFRTFDPAGAAAAGFRVGWLDLGLNILVALVVVAAVRAVGTILVVALLIVPAAAGRMVTDRLVAMAILGTVLVLGAGYGGLWLSWTASMDYGVSLTAASAVVLLLVAAYCLLIPVRWIRDRRRRRHVPLPRQRSAAHELVG, translated from the coding sequence ATGATCGAACCGTTCGCCGCACCGTTCATGGCCCGCGCTCTCACGGAGATCGCGCTGCTGGCGTTGATCTGCGGACCGGTCAGTGTCTTCGTGTTCGCCCGCCGGCTGTCGTTCGTCTCCGACGCCCTGACCCACACGATCTTCCCCGGTGTGGTCGTCGGGTTCCTGGCCGGCGGCATCGAGGGGCTGTTCGCCGGTGCGCTGGTCGCCGGGGTCGTCACCGCGCTCGTGCTGACCCTGCTGACCCGCGGCGGGCGGATCTCCGATGACGCGGCCACGGCCGTGGTGCTCACCGCGATGTTCTCGATCGGGGTGGCCCTGGTTTCGCGCCGAGCGTCGTACACCGCGGACCTGACCTCGTTTCTGTTCGGCCGGTTGCTGACTGTCTCGCCGCGGCAGATCGCCGAGACCGCGGTCTTGGTCGTCGTCGTGCTGGCGGCGCTGCTGATCGGCGCCCGGGCGCTGCTGTTTCGCACCTTCGACCCGGCCGGAGCCGCCGCGGCGGGTTTCCGGGTCGGCTGGCTCGACCTGGGGCTCAACATCCTGGTAGCGCTGGTGGTGGTCGCGGCGGTTCGGGCGGTCGGCACCATCCTCGTGGTCGCGCTGCTGATCGTCCCGGCGGCGGCCGGTCGCATGGTCACCGACCGGCTGGTCGCGATGGCCATCCTCGGCACCGTGCTGGTCCTGGGTGCCGGCTATGGCGGACTGTGGCTGAGCTGGACCGCCTCCATGGACTACGGCGTGTCCCTGACCGCCGCCTCGGCCGTGGTGCTGCTGCTGGTCGCGGCGTACTGCCTGCTGATCCCCGTCCGCTGGATCCGTGATCGCCGCCGTCGGCGTCACGTGCCCCTTCCGAGGCAGAGGAGTGCCGCGCATGAGCTGGTGGGCTGA